Proteins found in one Nostoc sp. NIES-3756 genomic segment:
- the xth gene encoding exodeoxyribonuclease III, whose amino-acid sequence MKVATWNVNSIRTRLEHVIDWLKQNPVDVLCLQETKVVDADFPRSPLESLGYHLYISGQKAYNGVALISQQPLTDVTSGFTPILPDIEPIWDEQKRVITGVLDGVRIVNLYVPNGSAIASEKYEYKLRWLTVLREYLRSLLLLQPAICVCGDFNIALEDIDIHEKVKAENHIMASPAERQALRDVLELGFADAFRKFTSEGGHFSWWDYRAAAFRRNQGWRIDHHYLTSVLYEQAKSCIIDISPRKLTQPSDHTPVIVEF is encoded by the coding sequence ATGAAAGTCGCCACTTGGAATGTTAACTCGATTCGCACACGTCTAGAGCATGTTATCGATTGGTTGAAACAGAATCCCGTCGATGTTCTGTGCTTGCAAGAGACGAAGGTTGTAGATGCGGATTTTCCGCGATCGCCTTTGGAAAGTTTGGGCTATCACTTATATATATCGGGACAGAAAGCCTATAACGGTGTAGCCCTAATTAGCCAGCAACCGCTTACAGATGTTACTAGCGGATTTACGCCGATTTTGCCGGATATAGAACCAATATGGGATGAACAAAAGCGGGTGATTACAGGTGTGCTGGATGGCGTGCGGATTGTAAATCTTTATGTACCGAATGGTTCGGCGATCGCCAGCGAGAAATATGAGTATAAGCTACGCTGGTTAACAGTGTTAAGAGAGTATTTGCGATCACTTTTACTTTTGCAACCCGCCATCTGTGTATGTGGTGACTTTAACATTGCCTTAGAAGACATAGACATTCACGAAAAAGTCAAAGCCGAAAATCATATCATGGCATCTCCAGCCGAGCGCCAAGCTTTACGAGATGTCTTAGAACTGGGATTTGCCGATGCTTTTCGCAAATTTACCAGCGAAGGCGGACACTTCAGTTGGTGGGATTACCGCGCCGCCGCCTTCCGTCGCAATCAAGGCTGGCGTATAGACCATCACTACCTTACATCTGTATTATACGAACAAGCAAAAAGCTGCATCATTGATATCTCCCCTAGAAAATTAACTCAACCCAGTGACCATACTCCAGTCATAGTGGAATTTTAA
- a CDS encoding SDR family oxidoreductase, which produces MFLVTGATGDIGRRVVRLLREQEHSVRAFVRLTSRYGELEHRGAEIFIGDLRQEHDIEKACRGVQYIVSAHGSDSDALNLDYRANIELIDQAKANGVQHFVFISVLGADRGYEDAPVFKAKRAVENYLAASGINYTILRPAGLASNLLTLAERFRETGLYLLIGDPKNRTSIVSTDDLARIVVDSVKIPGALNQIFSVGGPEILSREDIPRIFSRIFNRQPIVVNSPLVAVDGLRGILGLINPEAQQALGTFRTLLSNEFFCRKDEIAKLERTFNFPLETLESFLRRYLAV; this is translated from the coding sequence ATGTTTTTGGTAACTGGAGCAACAGGAGACATTGGTCGTCGAGTTGTGAGACTTCTACGCGAACAAGAGCATTCAGTCCGAGCCTTTGTTCGACTCACTTCGCGTTATGGCGAACTAGAACACCGAGGAGCCGAAATCTTCATCGGTGATTTACGGCAAGAACACGATATTGAAAAAGCTTGTCGGGGTGTTCAATATATTGTCAGCGCCCACGGTTCTGATAGCGATGCGCTCAACCTTGACTACCGCGCTAACATCGAACTCATCGACCAAGCCAAAGCTAACGGTGTGCAGCACTTTGTGTTTATTTCCGTATTGGGAGCCGACCGGGGGTATGAAGATGCGCCCGTATTTAAAGCTAAACGAGCTGTAGAAAATTATTTGGCTGCTAGTGGCATTAATTACACTATTTTACGCCCGGCTGGATTAGCATCTAACTTGCTAACTTTAGCAGAAAGGTTTCGAGAAACAGGGTTATATTTATTGATTGGCGACCCCAAAAACCGTACCTCAATCGTGAGTACAGATGATTTAGCAAGGATAGTAGTAGATTCAGTGAAAATTCCTGGCGCTCTTAACCAAATATTTTCTGTGGGGGGGCCGGAGATTTTATCGCGTGAGGATATTCCCCGAATTTTTAGTCGCATCTTTAATAGACAACCTATAGTAGTTAATTCACCATTAGTTGCGGTTGATGGGTTGCGGGGTATCCTGGGCTTAATCAATCCTGAAGCACAACAAGCTTTAGGAACCTTTCGGACATTGCTGTCCAATGAATTTTTCTGTAGAAAAGATGAAATAGCTAAATTAGAACGAACCTTTAACTTTCCCTTGGAAACTTTGGAAAGTTTTTTAAGGCGTTACTTAGCTGTTTAG
- a CDS encoding FAD-binding domain-containing protein, translated as MLRKFASRDELIAYLREQFPQAAQRSDYISDTKGGRKAAQQALQKVNPATYAKTRNFLTGDVTRLSPYIRYGVISLREIRDYVLDQVKNPDEATKLINELGWRDYWQRLYVKLGNGIWQDQEEYKTGYTPAEYKSDLPADIKEGNTGLVCIDSFSRELQETGYLHNHMRMWLAAYIVHWRRIRWQAGAKWFLEHLLDGDPASNNMSWQWVASTFSHKPYFFNRENLERYTKSVYCQKCPLYGHCDFEGSYEQLEQRLFPKGQFTKQPNSQSWQRGKKK; from the coding sequence ATGTTACGTAAATTTGCGAGTAGAGACGAGTTAATAGCTTACCTGCGTGAACAATTTCCCCAAGCAGCCCAGAGAAGCGATTATATTAGTGATACTAAGGGTGGTAGGAAAGCCGCCCAACAAGCTTTACAAAAAGTTAACCCTGCTACTTATGCAAAAACCCGTAACTTTTTAACAGGAGATGTAACGCGGCTGTCACCATATATCCGCTACGGAGTTATCAGCCTGCGAGAAATTCGAGATTACGTACTTGATCAAGTCAAAAACCCTGATGAAGCCACAAAACTCATCAATGAATTAGGTTGGCGGGATTATTGGCAGAGATTATATGTCAAGCTAGGCAATGGTATCTGGCAAGACCAAGAAGAATATAAAACGGGTTACACTCCCGCAGAATACAAGTCGGATTTACCAGCAGACATCAAAGAAGGTAATACAGGATTAGTTTGCATCGACAGCTTCAGCCGCGAACTACAGGAAACTGGCTACTTACACAACCACATGAGAATGTGGCTAGCTGCTTATATTGTCCATTGGCGGCGCATTCGTTGGCAAGCCGGAGCCAAATGGTTTCTAGAACACCTCTTAGATGGTGATCCTGCCAGTAATAATATGTCCTGGCAATGGGTAGCCAGCACCTTCAGTCACAAACCATATTTCTTCAACCGCGAAAACCTAGAACGTTACACCAAAAGCGTGTATTGTCAAAAATGCCCCCTCTACGGTCATTGTGATTTTGAAGGCAGTTATGAACAATTAGAACAGCGACTTTTCCCCAAAGGACAATTCACTAAACAACCAAACAGCCAAAGTTGGCAACGGGGAAAGAAGAAGTAG
- a CDS encoding DNA polymerase, which produces MTKPIIWIHGDCLSPNNPALQEYPDAPAIWVWDEALIEEWQLSLKRITFIYECLLELPVEIRRGNVAQEIVSFAKENNADLVVTADSPSPRFDNICDEIERSIKVEVFEVEPFFEYDGYIDLKRFSRYWKVAEKYLFE; this is translated from the coding sequence ATGACCAAACCAATAATATGGATACATGGCGACTGTCTCAGTCCCAACAACCCAGCTTTACAAGAATACCCGGATGCGCCTGCTATTTGGGTTTGGGATGAGGCTTTGATAGAAGAATGGCAATTAAGCCTCAAACGAATCACGTTTATCTATGAATGTTTGCTAGAGTTACCTGTAGAAATCCGTCGCGGAAATGTGGCACAAGAAATTGTGTCATTTGCCAAAGAAAATAATGCTGATTTAGTAGTGACAGCAGATAGTCCTAGCCCTAGATTTGATAATATCTGTGATGAAATTGAGCGTTCTATAAAAGTCGAAGTGTTTGAAGTAGAACCGTTTTTTGAATATGACGGTTACATCGACTTGAAGCGATTTTCTCGATATTGGAAGGTTGCTGAAAAATACTTATTTGAATAA
- a CDS encoding Uma2 family endonuclease, whose translation MSVAQDLEPAKDIIFPPGDIESDEPPLESDLHLHQIILLLKCLELWWQDRNDFYTAGNLTIYYSQRQLKSEEFRGPDFFVVLGSERKPRKSWVVWQENGQYPNIIVELLSSSTKATDKDLKKQIYQNIFRTPEYFWFDPYNLEFAGFHLVDGNYQPIEPNPQGWLWSQQLSLYLGVQNNQLRYFTQEAQLVPTPEELAQQETQRAEREKQRAEQEAQRAERLAAKLRELNIDPDSL comes from the coding sequence ATGTCAGTTGCTCAAGACTTGGAACCAGCAAAAGATATAATATTTCCACCAGGAGATATCGAAAGCGACGAACCACCGTTAGAAAGCGATTTACATCTACACCAGATTATTCTTTTATTAAAATGTTTAGAATTGTGGTGGCAAGACCGCAATGATTTTTATACTGCTGGAAATCTGACAATTTACTACAGCCAGCGTCAACTTAAATCAGAAGAATTTCGCGGCCCAGACTTTTTTGTGGTGTTGGGAAGCGAGCGCAAACCGCGTAAAAGTTGGGTAGTATGGCAAGAAAACGGTCAATACCCCAATATAATTGTCGAGTTGCTGTCCTCCTCCACCAAAGCCACGGACAAAGACTTAAAAAAACAAATCTACCAAAATATCTTCCGTACACCTGAGTATTTTTGGTTTGACCCCTATAATCTGGAATTTGCAGGCTTTCATTTAGTAGATGGAAATTACCAACCAATAGAACCAAACCCCCAAGGATGGTTATGGAGTCAGCAGTTAAGCTTGTATCTGGGTGTACAGAACAATCAGCTACGCTACTTTACGCAAGAGGCACAGTTAGTACCTACACCTGAAGAATTGGCACAACAGGAAACACAACGTGCCGAACGAGAAAAGCAACGTGCCGAACAAGAAGCACAACGTGCCGAACGCCTAGCGGCCAAGTTACGAGAATTAAATATCGACCCCGATAGTTTATAA
- a CDS encoding lipoxygenase family protein, producing MSQIIKTEQQGHYRYNPIGLNYKGPARIFPYTGEDGALLYVLTKLREDALKQGKLSEPWSLLLKQFEQTIATIDKTWLDLSTLLVDWEVFQSGWFNLYLPPNEQFNSSYVRERREMGQRLSAAKKAAETKTEIEQQRASFYQSLEKSEKAKKNQHPYIPTRPVASVIHERDGGLSDREFSRQRLAGHNPLVLRRVQPKDQALVQSWAIHSTNVDLTTSAAENRLFIAEYPLFKDLKVTDLQPSKYLGNPIAVFHRSEQGLEPLLIELEKGRVVTPAFLGGGADDWTRAKLYVQSADAAHHELFSHLSYTHLAMEVFAIATPRQLPSNHPFYQLLNPHLQFLLAINQRGNQILLQEGSAISSLMAPVGQVSLELMNKAYREKVFWDYALPNDLEHRGIETKFLSEYPYRDDALLLWEAIAKYTSSYLQRYYPDDKAVLKDPYLQAWADELSAPLNTRPKSEFPQLPAWCPPEWAIATGLQPQELASHPRVPGFTKITSLQQIIDIATIIIFTCGPQHAAVNFSQFDYLGYVPNAPFALYSHHDTTTGISELLPPAEKELKQMELTFALNGISWGKLGSSELIRFANRGDRQILSQFQSELIEIESKIKLRNHKRLVTTGVDYPYLLPSRIPNSINI from the coding sequence GTGTCTCAAATCATCAAAACTGAGCAACAAGGTCACTATCGCTATAATCCTATCGGGTTAAATTATAAAGGCCCTGCGCGGATATTTCCCTACACAGGGGAAGATGGGGCGCTGCTCTACGTTCTTACCAAATTAAGGGAAGATGCTTTAAAGCAAGGAAAATTATCTGAACCTTGGAGTTTGCTTCTTAAGCAGTTTGAGCAGACGATCGCCACAATAGACAAAACTTGGTTAGACTTATCTACACTCTTAGTAGACTGGGAAGTTTTTCAATCTGGATGGTTCAATCTCTACTTACCACCCAATGAACAATTCAATTCTAGTTATGTGCGGGAACGGCGGGAAATGGGACAAAGGCTTTCCGCCGCGAAAAAAGCAGCCGAAACAAAAACTGAGATTGAACAACAAAGAGCGTCATTTTATCAATCCCTGGAAAAAAGCGAGAAAGCTAAGAAGAATCAACATCCTTATATTCCCACCCGTCCGGTAGCTAGTGTAATTCATGAACGAGATGGGGGTTTAAGCGATCGCGAATTTAGTCGGCAAAGATTAGCAGGACACAACCCCCTGGTATTACGTCGCGTCCAGCCAAAAGACCAAGCTTTGGTACAATCTTGGGCAATTCACTCTACCAATGTAGATTTAACTACCTCAGCCGCCGAGAATCGGTTATTTATTGCTGAATACCCTTTATTTAAAGATTTAAAAGTTACAGATTTACAACCAAGTAAATATTTAGGTAATCCAATTGCAGTATTTCATCGCTCTGAACAGGGGTTAGAACCACTCCTCATAGAATTAGAAAAGGGGCGTGTAGTCACTCCAGCTTTTCTTGGCGGTGGCGCTGATGATTGGACAAGAGCAAAACTCTATGTACAGTCGGCGGATGCAGCCCATCATGAGTTATTCTCTCACCTGAGCTATACTCATTTAGCGATGGAAGTATTTGCGATCGCTACTCCTAGACAATTACCCAGTAATCATCCTTTTTATCAATTACTCAATCCTCACCTGCAATTTTTACTAGCAATTAATCAACGTGGTAATCAAATCCTTTTGCAAGAAGGTTCGGCTATTAGTTCCCTGATGGCTCCTGTGGGGCAAGTATCATTGGAGTTGATGAATAAAGCTTATCGGGAAAAGGTTTTTTGGGACTACGCTTTACCTAATGACCTTGAACATCGGGGAATCGAAACGAAATTCCTTTCAGAATATCCTTACCGAGATGACGCTTTGTTATTGTGGGAAGCGATCGCCAAATACACTAGCAGTTACTTACAACGCTACTATCCAGATGATAAAGCTGTGTTAAAAGACCCCTACTTACAAGCTTGGGCGGATGAACTCAGCGCACCCTTAAACACCCGTCCCAAATCAGAGTTTCCCCAATTACCCGCTTGGTGTCCACCAGAATGGGCGATCGCCACTGGACTCCAACCCCAAGAATTAGCCTCTCATCCCCGCGTTCCTGGTTTTACAAAAATCACTAGCCTGCAACAAATCATAGATATTGCCACAATCATCATTTTCACTTGTGGCCCCCAACACGCAGCCGTGAATTTTAGTCAGTTTGATTATTTGGGTTACGTACCCAACGCACCATTTGCCCTTTACAGCCATCACGATACAACAACTGGTATCTCAGAACTGCTACCGCCAGCCGAAAAAGAACTCAAACAGATGGAGTTAACTTTTGCCTTGAATGGGATTTCTTGGGGAAAATTGGGTAGTTCCGAATTAATTCGGTTTGCCAATAGAGGCGATCGCCAGATTCTCTCACAATTCCAGAGTGAGTTAATAGAGATTGAAAGCAAAATCAAACTCCGCAATCACAAACGCTTAGTAACTACTGGCGTAGATTATCCTTATCTACTACCTTCCCGCATCCCCAACAGTATCAATATTTGA
- a CDS encoding HlyD family efflux transporter periplasmic adaptor subunit, whose amino-acid sequence MKYSLLANAAQARQTKQQFARPEDQLSYELGKAVKELPPLYTRLLAGTISLVVFGAIAWAALSEIDEVAVAQGELIASSQVRPVTSLGDGVITTIKIKEGDRVNKDQALIQRDPDLKQTDVARLGESTKLIQEDIQRLQVERLGGQTTGTAIQDELLKSRLRDYQARQAAAEAEAGRQRALMDQARVRLTRLQENLVNARTSVANAKTNLLNAKSISTQVQENLTIAQNREQNLRTLITPGAVPRVDYLEAKERLARAQTDITRTQDEVINAQNRLTEAEDKVTSLERDIAAQAQEIRQAEKAYEAARNQAQRVSSERQSEILTQMNKRKEELANVSGQLEQAKKQKDGETIKAPVAGTIYKIKATKGPVQAGEELLSILPEGEDILLEVKVLNRDIGFIRQGMRAKVKLATFPFQEFGTVDGEVVQVSPNATVDKELGLVFPTRIKLNQHSVSVRGQEVGFTPGMAASGEIVTRKKSVLTFIMEPVTRRFSEAFSVR is encoded by the coding sequence ATGAAATATTCCCTATTAGCCAATGCGGCTCAAGCCCGTCAGACAAAACAGCAATTTGCTAGACCAGAAGACCAACTATCTTACGAACTGGGCAAGGCGGTTAAAGAATTGCCGCCACTTTATACTAGATTATTAGCAGGAACTATTAGCTTAGTCGTATTTGGTGCGATCGCCTGGGCTGCTTTATCGGAAATAGACGAGGTAGCAGTTGCTCAAGGGGAATTAATCGCGTCTTCCCAGGTACGACCAGTAACATCCTTGGGTGATGGGGTAATTACAACAATTAAAATTAAAGAAGGCGATCGCGTCAATAAAGACCAAGCATTAATTCAACGCGACCCAGACCTCAAACAAACTGACGTTGCTCGGTTAGGCGAATCTACAAAATTGATTCAAGAAGACATACAGCGTTTGCAAGTGGAGCGCTTAGGCGGACAGACCACAGGTACAGCAATACAAGATGAACTCCTAAAATCTCGCCTACGCGACTATCAAGCACGCCAAGCAGCCGCAGAAGCAGAAGCAGGTCGTCAACGTGCGTTAATGGATCAAGCAAGAGTGCGGCTAACTCGGTTACAAGAAAACTTAGTCAATGCTAGGACTAGTGTTGCTAATGCCAAAACTAACCTGCTCAATGCCAAAAGCATCAGCACCCAAGTTCAAGAAAATCTCACAATTGCCCAAAATAGAGAACAAAATTTACGTACTTTGATAACTCCTGGCGCTGTTCCACGAGTTGATTACCTAGAAGCAAAAGAAAGATTAGCCCGCGCCCAAACAGATATTACCAGAACTCAAGATGAAGTCATCAACGCCCAAAATCGCTTGACAGAGGCTGAAGATAAAGTTACATCCTTAGAAAGAGATATTGCAGCTCAAGCTCAAGAAATTCGTCAAGCCGAAAAAGCTTATGAAGCGGCTCGTAATCAAGCACAACGTGTATCATCAGAGCGCCAAAGTGAAATCTTAACCCAGATGAACAAGCGCAAGGAAGAACTAGCCAACGTTTCTGGACAGTTGGAGCAAGCCAAAAAACAGAAAGATGGTGAAACTATCAAAGCTCCTGTGGCTGGAACAATATATAAAATTAAAGCAACTAAGGGGCCAGTACAAGCTGGTGAAGAGTTACTATCAATCTTGCCAGAGGGCGAGGATATATTACTAGAAGTAAAAGTCCTCAACCGTGATATTGGCTTTATTCGTCAAGGGATGAGAGCTAAAGTTAAATTGGCAACTTTCCCCTTCCAAGAGTTCGGCACTGTTGATGGTGAAGTTGTACAAGTTAGCCCTAATGCTACTGTAGATAAAGAGTTGGGCTTAGTTTTCCCCACCAGAATCAAACTAAATCAGCACTCAGTTTCTGTTCGCGGTCAAGAAGTAGGATTTACTCCCGGTATGGCTGCAAGTGGTGAAATTGTCACTCGCAAGAAGTCAGTTTTGACTTTCATTATGGAACCAGTGACTCGCAGATTTAGCGAGGCGTTTTCTGTTAGGTAA
- a CDS encoding TldD/PmbA family protein: MTTTLVDAQNLLSDLITRYSSRVDYLIIRLEEAEGTDILLRGDKVETLSEGISIGGQVRACYKGGWGLSCFNQLATIKDRIEEAIAAARMVGDEETILAPIEPVQAICSLPLTGTDPRKIPLVKKKELCDRYTELLKNVDRRITTTSVRYSDSTQKVILATSEGTLIQQSWVDMEMRFAATAKNGETVQTGRETTGSRKAYEDLISLDDQVKNAAQRSVAALSLPSVKGNTYTVVIDPILTGLFVHEAFGHLSEADMAYENPDLLEVMTIGRRFGPKELQIFDGAAPEGHRGSYFYDDEGTPATTTQLIQDGVLVGRLHSRETAGKLDEAPTGNARCLNYHFTPIVRMTNTWIERGKTPVADLFTDIKEGVYARNWLGGMTNGEMFTFSAGEAWMIRNGKIAEPVKDVTLSGNVFQTLADIEAIGDDFYWDESGGCGKGGQNGLPVGCGGPSLRIKDVVVGGEI, translated from the coding sequence ATGACTACTACACTTGTTGACGCACAAAATTTACTTTCTGACCTCATCACGCGTTACTCATCGCGTGTAGATTACTTAATCATTCGCCTAGAAGAAGCAGAAGGGACTGATATCTTGTTGCGTGGTGACAAGGTAGAAACTCTGAGCGAAGGTATATCCATTGGTGGACAAGTCCGCGCTTGTTATAAGGGTGGCTGGGGTTTGAGCTGCTTTAACCAACTGGCGACCATTAAGGATAGGATTGAAGAAGCGATCGCCGCAGCTCGTATGGTAGGAGATGAAGAAACTATACTGGCTCCTATTGAACCAGTGCAAGCAATATGCAGTCTACCCTTAACAGGTACAGACCCACGAAAAATTCCTCTAGTGAAGAAAAAAGAATTATGCGATCGCTATACTGAATTACTTAAAAATGTTGACCGTCGCATTACTACCACCTCAGTCCGTTATAGTGACAGCACCCAAAAAGTTATCCTTGCCACTTCCGAAGGTACTCTCATTCAACAGTCTTGGGTGGATATGGAAATGCGCTTTGCCGCTACTGCAAAAAATGGTGAAACTGTACAAACTGGTAGAGAAACCACTGGTTCTCGCAAAGCCTACGAAGATTTAATTAGTTTAGATGATCAAGTCAAAAATGCAGCCCAAAGATCTGTTGCAGCTTTGTCTTTGCCATCAGTCAAAGGTAACACTTACACCGTGGTCATTGACCCAATTTTAACAGGATTATTTGTACATGAAGCTTTCGGTCATCTTTCCGAGGCTGATATGGCTTACGAAAACCCAGATTTGCTAGAAGTTATGACTATCGGTAGGCGATTTGGGCCGAAAGAATTGCAAATTTTCGATGGTGCAGCGCCAGAAGGACATCGTGGCAGTTATTTTTATGACGATGAAGGCACACCCGCCACTACTACCCAACTAATTCAAGACGGTGTTTTGGTAGGACGTTTGCATTCCCGCGAAACCGCAGGTAAGTTAGACGAAGCACCCACAGGAAACGCCCGTTGTTTGAATTATCACTTCACTCCCATTGTGCGGATGACGAATACTTGGATTGAGCGAGGTAAAACGCCAGTTGCAGACTTATTCACTGATATCAAAGAAGGAGTTTATGCTCGTAATTGGTTGGGTGGGATGACAAATGGCGAAATGTTCACCTTTAGCGCTGGGGAAGCCTGGATGATTAGAAACGGTAAGATTGCTGAACCTGTAAAAGATGTGACTCTTTCAGGCAACGTTTTTCAAACCCTGGCAGATATTGAAGCCATCGGTGATGATTTCTACTGGGATGAATCTGGTGGTTGTGGTAAAGGTGGGCAAAATGGTTTACCTGTAGGTTGTGGCGGCCCTAGCCTACGAATTAAGGATGTAGTAGTTGGGGGAGAGATTTAG